Proteins from one Nicotiana tabacum cultivar K326 chromosome 23, ASM71507v2, whole genome shotgun sequence genomic window:
- the LOC107810708 gene encoding non-specific lipid-transfer protein 1-like yields MKAVAVAVVVVLAMIQFIAEPAQAITCGQVDAALAPCVPYLTQGGEPGAACCSGVKNLKGMAATTDDRRTACNCVKAAANRYTNLKDDAAQALASKCGVAMDVPVSKTIDCDTISY; encoded by the exons ATGAAGGCTGTTGCTGTAGCAGTTGTTGTTGTGTTAGCCATGATTCAGTTCATAGCTGAACCAGCACAGGCCATCACTTGTGGTCAAGTGGACGCTGCTTTGGCTCCTTGTGTTCCTTATCTTACTCAAG GTGGTGAGCCAGGAGCAGCTTGCTGCAGTGGGGTGAAAAACTTGAAAGGAATGGCTGCAACAACAGATGACAGAAGGACAGCTTGTAACTGTGTTAAGGCAGCAGCCAACCGTTACACAAACCTTAAAGATGATGCTGCTCAGGCTCTTGCTTCTAAGTGTGGTGTCGCCATGGACGTCCCCGTTTCCAAGACTATCGATTGTGATAC AATCAGTTATTAA